One window of the Vigna radiata var. radiata cultivar VC1973A chromosome 1, Vradiata_ver6, whole genome shotgun sequence genome contains the following:
- the LOC106764150 gene encoding uncharacterized protein LOC106764150: MDGDLKTPLLVGEIEEVEATPEEVTPRTSERAKHVRTKVPEVEIHLYRQGGGPIAVFKSPLGGWEQDQIEVRDILETYGLKSVFAFNPNAGGRGVPVRFHPRNGRSMLTYRDGAVVHLDGEPKDSLIKPVTRILVGVALIIFMITLVSRDTPDWLKKLNFSGVNFPPWILACVVIVFTRMRKRTKDFLKKRGW; the protein is encoded by the exons ATGGACGGCGACCTCAAGACGCCCCTGCTGGTGGGAGAAATCGAGGAGGTGGAGGCGACACCGGAGGAGGTCACTCCCCGCACGAGCGAGCGGGCGAAGCACGTCCGGACGAAGGTCCCCGAGGTGGAGATCCACCTCTACAGGCAGGGCGGGGGCCCCATCGCGGTGTTCAAGTCGCCATTGGGCGGGTGGGAGCAGGACCAGATCGAGGTCCGGGACATTCTCGAGACGTACGGATTGAAGTCGGTCTTCGCATTCAATCCAAATGCCGGAGGGCGCGGCGTTCCTGTCCGGTTTCATCCCAGGAATGGGAGGTCCATGTTGACGTATAGGGATGGGGCTGTTGTACATCTTGATGGAGAACCTAAG GACTCATTAATTAAACCAGTGACAAGGATCTTGGTTGGGGTTGCTTTAATAATCTTTATGATAACACTAGTTTCGAGGGATACTCCGGATTGGTTGAAGAAATTGAATTTCTCTGGTGTGAACTTCCCTCCATGGATCTTGGCTTGTGTAGTTATTGTCTTCACCCGCATGAGGAAGAGAACTAAAGATTTTCTGAAGAAGCGTGGTTGGTGA